A stretch of the Lactuca sativa cultivar Salinas chromosome 9, Lsat_Salinas_v11, whole genome shotgun sequence genome encodes the following:
- the LOC111882848 gene encoding cysteine-rich repeat secretory protein 38: MFLGFSLFPINRACITYNIKTHPSSNKMSSSNHIFIVCVLLFLHFVQMVIGDAPLYHICSTTSGNFTRYSPYEHSLNKLMGELYYKTSPNGFGMGSMGQYEAHTSGLSLCRGDVSQKDCMTCVVNASAEIRRRCPSNKAGIIWYDQCLLKYSSNDFLGQIDNQNRLYMWNLNNVSDPSSFNAETKRLLSGLSNTAYNDPKMYAAGALDLDGLQKLYGLVQCTRDLSSVDCKTCLDGAISELPSCCDGKRGGRVLGASCNIRYEIYPFVGV; encoded by the coding sequence ATGTTTTTAGGTTTTtcccttttccctataaatagagcaTGCATAACCTACAACATCAAAACTCATCCTTCATCCAACAAGATGTCTTCTTCAAACCATATTTTCATCGTCTGTGTTCTTTTATTCCTTCACTTTGTCCAAATGGTTATTGGGGATGCTCCACTGTACCACATTTGTTCTACTACTTCAGGTAACTTTACCCGTTATAGTCCTTACGAACATAGCCTCAACAAACTCATGGGGGAGTTATACTACAAAACCTCTCCAAATGGCTTTGGAATGGGGTCGATGGGGCAATACGAAGCTCATACCTCTGGTCTTTCCCTTTGTCGGGGTGATGTCTCACAAAAAGACTGCATGACTTGTGTTGTCAACGCAAGTGCTGAAATTCGCAGACGCTGCCCAAGTAACAAGGCTGGAATCATATGGTATGACCAGTGTCTCTTAAAATATTCCAGTAATGACTTCCTTGGTCAGATAGACAATCAGAATCGCTTGTACATGTGGAACTTAAACAACGTAAGTGATCCAAGCTCATTCAATGCAGAAACCAAGAGATTGTTGAGTGGTTTGTCAAACACGGCTTACAATGATCCAAAAATGTATGCTGCTGGGGCCTTAGACCTTGACGGTTTACAAAAGCTTTATGGGTTGGTTCAATGTACCAGGGATCTTTCAAGTGTTGATTGCAAGACTTGTTTGGATGGTGCGATCAGTgaacttccaagttgttgtgacgGGAAACGTGGCGGAAGGGTTCTTGGTGCAAGTTGTAATATTAGATATGAGATATATCCATTTGTTGGTGTTTAA